In Rhinolophus sinicus isolate RSC01 linkage group LG18, ASM3656204v1, whole genome shotgun sequence, the sequence TCCAGAGCTGCTCCGTGGTCACCTTCATGCCCCCCTTCCTCAGGGGTCCGCTGTTAGAAAGCCCCCACTGCAGGGTCGCCTGGGCCCTGAGTGTCGCAATTCCTCTCACTTGTCTGAGTCTGGCTTTCTCACCCCAGACACCCAGACGCCACCTTTTCCCAGGTGGTCCTCGCCAAACGGCCCTGCAGTTCTTCCTCGCTTTCGTCCTCATTGCCCTTCACCATCCCAGCCCATTAGACCTCCATTATTGATGGGGTGGAATTCCTTCCCCAGGTGACTCCATTCCCTTATGTCAGTAGATACCAACAACCCCTGGAAGAGAAAGGATACTGAACCTCAGCCCTGGCTCAGCCAGGGCTCCCTGTTACGTAAAATACCTCTACTTCTTTACCCACCAGAAGAAAATAATCCAAGATATCAGCACTTTAGGACCTGGGCATGGAGTGTGTTAGTCTGGAGAAAGGTGGGGGCAGCAGGGCGGGTCTGGACTGGCTGGTGGTGGCTCCAGAAACTTGCCCTCCTCTCCCTCTAGCTGAGCAGCTTACCGTGGTGGGGAAGATTTCCTTCAACCCTAAGGACGTGCTGGGTCGTGGGGCAGCTGGCACTTTCGTTTTCCGGTGAGTGGCAGCCAGGAGCCGGCTGGAGACGTGGCTCTCACAGCCCTTTCGGCCACTGTCCCTTGGTGAGCCCACCGAGGTGGGTGCAGCCTGCTGCCTCGTTCACCGGTTCCTAACTTCCCCTTTATCtgccctctctgaacctcactgCCCACCTCCCAGGGGACAGTTTGAGGGGCGGGCAGTGGCTGTCAAGCGGCTGCTCCGAGAATGCTACAGCCTGGTCCAAAGGGAGGTTGAGCTGCTGCAAGAGTCAGACAGGCACCCCAACGTGCTGCGCTACTTCTGTACCGAGCGGGaaccccagttccactacattgCCCTGGAGCTCTGCCAGGCCTCCTTGCAGGAGGTGAGGCCGTGCTGGGAGGtgcaggggaaggggtggggtggcCGGAGTTCCCAGCTGCAGGGTGATGCTTTGGCCCTCGCTGCTCCTCAGTACGTGGAAAGCCCAGAGTTGGACCGCTGGGGCCTGGAGCCCACGACGGCACTGCAGCAGTTCACGTCAGGCCTGGCCCATCTGCACTCCTTACACATAGGTACCTGCCCACTTCCCGGTCTCACAGTCTctggcccctggccctgccctctccGCCTGCGCTCGCTCTCAGCTGCCCTCTGCTCTCACAGTGCATCGGGACGTGAAGCCGGCCAATGTTCTCATCGTGGGGCCCGACAGCCAGGGCCGAGGCAGGGTGGTCCTCTCTGACTTCGGCCTCTGTAAGAAGCTGCCAGCCGGCCGCTGCAGCTTCAGCCTGCGCTCAGGAGTCCCGGGCACGGAGGGCTGGATGGCGCCCGAGCTCCTGCAGCTGCCGCCCCCAGGCAGCCCCGTAAGTCCTCACACCCGGGCCCAGGCTCCGTGTCACCTGCTGTGTGAGCTTGTGTCACTCCtccaagcctgtttcctcatctgtaaaatggaataccTCATCTCTTCTTACTAGAGCAGTGGCCCTCAACCAGACACGACTGCTCCACCCAGGGGACACTGgccaatgtctggagatatttttgttgtcacactTGGCCGGCTGGGGGTTGCTTCTGGCTTTtggtgggtagaagccagggaggctgctacccatcctgcaatgcacaggaacGGCCCCAAAACGAAGAATGATCAGGCCCAAAATGCCTCTAGTACTGAGAGAGAAACCTGGACCTAAACTGGTTTTCACTCATCACGGTGCTGCAGAATCACGgggaaactttaaaaagtcaGCTGCTTAGGCCCCACAGCCCGTGATTCAACTGAGTATCTGGGCAAGGGCCCCAGGGGGTTCTAATGGGTAGCCAAATGGAGAACCTCTGGGTACAGGGTGTGGGGAGCATCAGATGAGCCAGCATCGCTGAGGCACAGAGCTGTGTCTGACCCCAGGGACCCCGAGTTTGGGGCCCCAGCATTCTCGCTTTCTGAGTTGTCAGTGTGGGTGGAAGATGAAGTCATGGCACAGATGAGAGCAATACGAAAGAACAGTCACTAGGCGAAGCCACCTGCACCCCTAAAGTCTAGAGGAAGCTAGAGATGGCAGCCTGGAGGCCCAGGGACCGAAGGCTCTGGAGGAGCCTGTACGGGTTTTGGCTTTTTAATCAGTGGCCAATATTTCAACTTTAGGGACATTGCACCTATAAATCTGGATTTCTGGATTCTCTTGGGAAATGAAAGCTCTGCCATCCCAAGAGAGGGCCCTGGAGGCAACCAGGCAGAGCTAAGtgccagctgctgcctgtggATAGGGCCGTGCCAGGCCCCAGTCCTCACGGCCACCTATCGGCCACGTCTGGCCAGATCCATGCAGAGCTGTGCCCTGCTGGACTGGGAGGGACGGTGCTTGGAAGCGGGACTAGCTCCGTGGGGCCAAAGATTCTGGAGAAAACCACGGGCCCCTTTCCGCAGTGCAGAGGGGAGAGCTTCTAGGAGAGGCCTCTTGGAGGTGTCCTGAGTTTCACTCTGAACCCAACCCCCTGCCCCGGGAGAACTTAGCCTGGCAGACTTCCGGAAGCTGACTCCCTCCTCACGCTCTTGTCTCTGGCCCCAGACCAGCGCCGTGGACATCTTCTCTGCAGGCTGCGTGTTCTACTACGTGCTTTCTGGTGGCAGCCACCCCTTCGGAGAGAGTCTTTACCGGCAGGCAAACATCCTCGCAGGGACGCCCTGCCTTGCTCACCTGGAGGAGGAAGCCCATGGTCAGGGGGAGCTTgcccaggagaggagggagggagcagggcgTGAGCTGGGCGGGCCTGAAGCCACCCCTTCCCCTACAGACCAGGTGCTGGCACGGAGCCTGGTGGAGGCCATGCTGTGCCCGAGGCCCCCAGCGCGCCCCTCTGCTCAGCATGTGCTGGCCCACCCCTTCTTCTGGAGCAGGGCCAAGCAgctccatttcttccaggtgaGGGACAAGCCAGACGGGCGGGAGAAGGGACTTGGCAACCTGTGCCAGGCAGCGCCGACAGCTCAAGGCCACCATGTGGCACTCGTCCACTTGCCCCGTCCTTTCAGCCCTAGTTGTCACTCATGCTACACCTGTGCCCAGACAGCCCATTCTGACTTGTGCGATCTTGGGCCAGGGACTTGGTAcctgaacctcagtttgctcatctgtaaaggggGACAACAGTACCTACCTCCTGGCTTGGTGAAGACCTGGTGGGATAACATGGAGCTGGGGGCTCCTGGCCCTGTGGCCTCTGAACCTGGGCGTGGGCTCAGGAGCATTTGGGGTCCTAGGACGTCAGCGACTGGCTGGAGAAGGAGCCTGAGCAGGGGCCCCTGGTGACGGCGCTGGAGGCGGGGGGCTCCGCGGTGGTTCGGGGCAACTGGCGCGACCACATCTCAGTGCCGCTGCAGACAGGTAGAGGCTGGACACGGGTGGGACCTGGGGGCCGCGGGGACCCGAGGGTACACCTGTTGCAGCGCCCGCCCTGCCCACAGATCTGAGGCGGTTCCGGTCCTATAAGGGGACGTCGGTGCGAGACCTGCTCCGCGCTGTGAGGAACAAGGTGCGTtccggggctgggggcggggcctggcccCCAGGGAGGCTGTCCCGCTGAGCCGGGGCCTCTGCTCTACCCCGCAGAAGCACCACTTCAGGGAGCTGCCTGCTGAGGTCCGGCAGGCGCTGGGCCGCGTCCCCGACAGCTTCGTGCAGTACTTCACGGAGCGCTTCCCGCGGCTGCTCCTGCACACGCACCGCGCCATGGGGAGCTGCGCCTCCGAGAGCCTCTTCCTGGCCTACTACCCGCCGGCCTCGGGGGCCAGCGAGCCGTGCCCAGGGGCAGCTGGCAGCTGAGCCGGCCTCGAGGCTTGGCGGCCTGGGGACTGACACAGCCACGGTGCGCCCGGAGCCCAGGCCCCAGGCGCCCCTCAGGGAACACAAGGAGAAAGAGATTCACGTGTTTAATGTGTATAAAGACGAGGAAGGACAGTGCCGAATCCAAGAGCGACGTTCTGCACAATTCATACGGCGGGGTCCCGAGGGAAGGGCCCAGAACCCACACCagaacatgtacaaaaataatttacaaagcaGCCCCACCTGCAAGGATGCCACGGGTCTGTCCCCGGCCCTCAGGGCTCGGGGCACACGACAAACTAAGCAGAGGGGCCACGGTCccgggggggtgggggcaccAGTCCGGAGGGGCTACGAGGAGGCCTTGTGGCGGCTGGTGACCGAGCGTGAGCTCAGCAGCTTGTCCACCATGGTGCGCGCGTAGCGGAGCCGGCTGGCCAGCTCCCGGGAGCAGCCGTACTCCTCCAGGAGGCTCAGGCGGTACGTGCGGAAGTCCCGCTTCTCATTGATGTAGGTGACGGCGGCCATCAGGGGGCACAGGATGAGTTTGGTGtggtcctgggggggggggggcggcacaGATGGAGGGTGATGGGGGCGCCCAGGGAAGAcagccccgccccccactccctTCCTGCCGCCAACACACCTGGAAGAAGTTGATCTGCACGCAGCCGTTGCTCAGGTGCAGGACGATGGCGCTGCGCGTGCGGAACCAGGTGCGCAGGTAGGGCAGCCGGGCCAGCTCGTCCCCTTCCCGCGGCGTGATATTGGCGCCCGCCTTCAGCAAGTGCTCGCTCATGTAGTTCCGGAAATACTTGAGGAGGGTGATCTGGACGGAGAGAGAGAGGGCGTCGGCGCTGGAGGCCGCCCTGCTCGTGCAGGCCCCCCCCCACCCGCGGCACAGGCACCCGGGACGCACGCTCACCTTCTTTAGCAAGGAGTTGGGATGCGAATTCACCGTGAGGTAGGACTCCGTGCCATCACGCTCGATGTACTGCAAGCTGTCACCGTCGTTGTACAGGATGAGGCGTGTGGAGTCATTGAAGAGCACGCCCACGCTGTTGTCGCACAGCTGGTACCCTAGCGGTAGTGGGGAGACCTCAGAAAGCGGGCAGGAGGCCTGGGACCCGGGGCTGGAGGTGGGCGAGTTGAGCGAGGAGGAGCCGGCAGCCAAAAAAGGCAAGAGCCTGGCCGAGTCCCGGGGTCCAGGGGCCACACGCAGGAGAAACCTACCGAGGCCGTACTTGTCCGAATAGTCCACCCACTTGCTGACCCAGAAGATGGGGATGCAGGCGGGGTCCTCGGCCTCCTCTGGGATGGAAACAGGAGATGGTTGTCAGGACCACCCCTTCCCTCAGGTGGCCACACCAGGCAGGCTCACTGGACTCCACAGGGCTCAGCCAAGTGGCCCCAGGCCCCCAGAGCAAAGCAGGCCCCTGCCCCCGCAGGCTCAGACAAGCAGCGGTGCAGAGCGCCAAGCCCCACTCCTTCATTCAGTTGACCCTGTTAATCAAAGGCCGATTGTGTGCCAGCCAGGAACTGTCATGGGTACAGTGAGCAATGACAGAAACCCCGCCTTCACCGACAGAGCTCCTCAAAATAAATATGGACAAAGTATTTAAGTTGCTTCCATCATGGTGCATCAGTGGCTGGCGGATTATCTAGTTTCCCAGTTTTGAGTGATTTAAACATTGTGAGAAGAGTGACAACTCCAGATGTCACACTCAGTGCCTGGATAATCCATTCTGGTGCATACAGGAAACCAACACAGAAACTTGGGAACATATCAGGTGAGAAGTGCTATGCAGAAAGACATAGCAAGTGCGGGGGTGACAGGGCTAGGAGTGGGGGCCCGGGCGGGGCGCTGCTCATGGAGGGGGCACTGGGGCAGACAGGTGAAGCTGAGAGTATGGGCCCTGCAGGTATCTGCAGGGAGGGCGTTccagaaggaacagagagagcCAAGCCCTGAGGCTGAAGCACGTGTGGGTCTGTGACTGCGCTGTCCTGATGGCTAACCAGGAATTCACCGGCCGGAAGAAACGGCGTGTGCAAGTGTAAAAGGCAGGATCCTGAGGCGCTGGAAGAGGGGCACTCATGGGGACAGAACACGAGTCCGAGAAAGAAAAGGGCCGGACCCCGGAGGGCCTTGGATGCCAGGCTGACTCATGGGGGTTTTAATCCACAGGAAATGGGGAGCTGACCCTATGGAGACAGGCCTGGACGCAGCAGCACACTGCAGGCTGAGACTGCCCTGCCCTTTCCGGATGCCCCAGGGAGCCTCCACAGGCCGCGCAGTGCCCACCTTGCCTCACCAACCCCCGCTCTGAGGGCTTGGAGGCATTGACGCTGTGTAACTGCTGCAGCATGTCACCAAGGTGGCAGTCAACTGTGTCCGTCGTCTCCCGGACCGCTGGTTCCTCCTTTTCTCGGGGCCGCTCAGACACGGGGTTCCCCATGCCTAGGAAGAAGATGGGACATCGTCATTAGCTGGGCACAAAAGCAGCagatggggaggggcaggggaccCTTGCCACAGCTGGCGCTCTCCCCAGAGAAAAACTCTTAGCTGCCTTTGCTTTGGGTAAACTGAGTCAGTGCCAGGTTAGTAGAGCACATGCTCTAAGGACAGCAACAGCACTCACTGGCACCTCCGGGACCAGGCCATGCCCTTTAGGACACAGAGTGTTAGACACTCAGGCCTCTGACCCTGCAGGTCCCTCAGGCAAACAGCTCAGAGGTACCAGCAGCTCGGAGCTGCCCGCTGCAAACTGAGAACTGAAAGTATCTTCAGCTCCCAAGAGACAAGGAAGCAGGATGAGGTAAACAGGACTTCCATGAAAACACAAGAGATTCTtccaggccggcccggtggctcaggcggttagagctccgtgctcctagcgccgaaggctgccggttcgattcccacatgggccagtgggctctcaaccacaaggttgccgattcgactcctgcaagggatggtgggcagcgccccctgcaactaagattgaacacgacaccttgagctgagctgcctcccagatggctcagttggttggaatgtgtcctctcaaccacaaggttgccgattcgactcctgcaagggatggtgggctgtgccccctgcaactagcaatggcaactggacctggagctgagctgcgccctctgcaactaagactgaaaggacaacaacttgacttggacaaaaaaaaaaaagtcctggaagtacacactgttccccaataaagtcctgttccccttccccaataaaaaatccttaaaaaaaaaaatcctgtaataTTAGATTTGAATCAGATACCTATAAATTACCACAAGAAAAGTAGCAAGTCCACAGTGGAGAAAAAGATGGCTGTATGCCAGGCTTGTGTCAGCGTTTAATTTCCTGAACTTCATAACTGTGTCGTGTGCTGTGGTTGTATAAAAGAATCTGTTTCTGGAAACATACATTGAAGTATTAAATTGTAAAGGACAGGACGTATACAACTACTCTCAAATAGgtcagaagaaaggaagggagggactGATTGACTGATGAAGCAAACGTGGGAAAATGTGTTAATTGTGGATGTGGGTAAGGCGGGTAGAGGAGGTTTTTGTCTAGTACACCTTTTCGTAagtttgaaagaacaaaataaaatgttgaaaaaatgtGAATCAGAAATATCATCATAACTCAAGGTTTTCTCCCCCAAATTGTGGACTTCCTACTGCTGTTTTCTGAAGAGACTTAGCAACAATGACAACCTGATCAATGGCACGtggtttttataagaaaatgtccatctttttaaAGGGACGCACACTGCCGTGGACAGGGGTAGGGTGGTAAGGTGTCTGGGGTTAACGTGAAAATActtcaaaggaacaaaaaaggagAGACGAAGCAACTGTGACCAAATCTTGGTAAGTGGGGGCCTGGGAGTCTGCTGCCCTCGGCTGTAGGTGTGTATCTGAACTTTTTCATACTTTTTCAATGAACTGTGCAAGAGTGATGCTAAGAATTTTTCAAATGGTCAGAACTTTTCAGGTGTGGCGTATGACGTCTTTTGGGGCCTAATGAGCTGCTTCAGGCCTGTCTTTCCTGAGAGGGCCGAGGGGAAGGGCATTTGCCACAGGAGGATGGGGCTGCGGCTTCCAGGAGCAGGGCCTGTCCTACTGCACCTGAGATCTGGGGCCACCCACCCACACCGCTGAAGCCCAGGTGCCCTCTGGGGGCTGCtatctccccagcccccactttACCTTTATTGAGCACTGAGAGAGGCTTCCGGCTGCTGGGGTCCAGGCTGCTGGGAGCGATGGAGAACCTGGGAGGGATGGTGAGGCAGGTGATGGGGAGACGGGCGGGGATGTAGCCGGAAGTGAAGAACTCGTCTTCCAGCAGCTCGTGAATGGTGGGGCGCGCCGTGGGATCCGTCTGCAGCATCTTCTGGATGAGGGAGGCGGCCACGGGGTTGATGTgctggagcagaggagggagagagccgTAGCAAGATGTGCTGGGGACCGAGGTGGCACTGCCACATGCAGCCCTCGTCTCCAACACGCCCGGCAGTGACACAGACAATGCCGAGTACCCCACTGCCAGCTGTACTGCGCTTCTCCTCCCTCTTGAAACTCAAGGTCGACGTGAGGTCATCTGGCCTTGAAGTTGCTCTTGCTTGCTGCAAGCTGCTCGCCACTAAGACAGCTAGCACTTGACAACACACATTTTGAGGTCATAGACCTGGTTTGAGTCCCAGTCCTGTCCTGAACACCAGCTGTGACAAGGAACCCGACTTTCTAGGGCCTTGcggtcttcatctgtaaaatgggggcccAGCACAAGCCTGGAGCCCTAGAGAGAAGACTCCAGGGGGTATAACCTAGCATGGTCACAGGCGCAGTAACAGCCTGGTATTAACTGtgcacctactaggtgccaggaaAGTACTCCAAGCACGTTACCTATGTTAACTCATTCGACACTCACGAAAATGTCTAAGGCGTGGAGCTCTCTATTACCACACGTCtcctgcagatgaggaaactgaggcacagtgaggtcGAGCACCTAAGAACACGCACGTGGTAAGGGGCAGCGCCAGCATCCACTGAGGCCGTCGGGTCGGCTCGAGGACCCACACTCTGAACCACCCCAGGCTGTGTTCGCCTGACAGTTCAGGACTGTCTGTCCCTAGGGGACAGGGCATGCGGCCAGGGCACCAAACTGGAAAGCAGCCACAGGAACAGGCTCTTCCCTTCGATGCGCTCAGGCTGGCGGTTGTGGAAACACACGCGGCTGTGCACGCACAGTGGTCCAGGAGCGCTTATTGCCCGCAAGGCACTGGGTGAGCTGTTAGCCACGTGCC encodes:
- the PLK1 gene encoding serine/threonine-protein kinase PLK1, giving the protein MSAAATAGKLARAAAEPGKAGGPGAAAPAAPAAGPPAKEIPEVLVDPRSRRRYLRGRFLGKGGFAKCFEISDADTKEVFAGKIVPKSLLLKPHQKEKMSMEISIHRSLAHQHVVGFHGFFEDNDFVFVVLELCRRRSLLELHKRRKALTEPEARYYLRQIVLGCQYLHLNRVIHRDLKLGNLFLNEDLEVKIGDFGLATKVEYDGERKKTLCGTPNYIAPEVLSKKGHSFEVDVWSIGCIMYTLLVGKPPFETSCLKETYLRIKKNDYSIPKHINPVAASLIQKMLQTDPTARPTIHELLEDEFFTSGYIPARLPITCLTIPPRFSIAPSSLDPSSRKPLSVLNKGMGNPVSERPREKEEPAVRETTDTVDCHLGDMLQQLHSVNASKPSERGLVRQEEAEDPACIPIFWVSKWVDYSDKYGLGYQLCDNSVGVLFNDSTRLILYNDGDSLQYIERDGTESYLTVNSHPNSLLKKITLLKYFRNYMSEHLLKAGANITPREGDELARLPYLRTWFRTRSAIVLHLSNGCVQINFFQDHTKLILCPLMAAVTYINEKRDFRTYRLSLLEEYGCSRELASRLRYARTMVDKLLSSRSVTSRHKASS